GATGCCCCAACCCCCTGCTTCCTGAATGAATCATGACAACGACCTGCCCCTCTTTCTCCAACCCAAACACGCTCGCCACATCTTCTTCATAAATCGTGTCGACTGCTTGCACTTCGAGAAAGTGATTTCCCGCCCCTAGCGTTCCGAGCTGCTTTCTCCCTCGTGACTTTGCCCGGGGAGAAACAAAACGAGGATCCGCCTCTGGCATGCGCCCGTGCTCCTCACAATGCGCCCTGTCCTCCTCCGTTGCATACCCCTTCTCCACTGCCCAGTCAATCCCCTCCTTCAAGACACGGTCGAGCTCCTCATCTGAGAGGCGAAGATCCGATCTTCCTCCAACTCCTGCAGGGACGTTCCTAAAAATAGCATCGAGCAGTTCCTTGATGCGCGGGAAAACCTCCTCTTCAGTCAATGAACTCGTCAAGACACGAACGCCGCAGTTAATGTCAAACCCGATCCCCCCGGGCGTGATGATTCCTTCCTTCTCGTCAAACGCCGCCACGCCACCAATGGGGAACCCGTACCCTTGGTGCGCATCACTCATCATGATCGCTTGCTTTTGAATGCCGGGGAGGCTCGCTACATTCACCCCCTGCTGAAGAGACTTATCTTTCTGAAGGTGCTCCATAAGTTTTTCGGACGCAAAAATTTTGAGGGGGACCCGCATCGATCCCTGCTTGGGCACCTCAAACACTACGTTGCCAACCTTTCTTACCACAACCTTTCCTTCTTCACTCCTTCCTTGTACCATACCCTGCGTGGCAAAAGCTCTTCCTTTAAAAAAGTGCTGTTGAAACATGCTGCGAGGACGTTCCCTTGAAAAGAAGGGCAAAAAGCGCTCCTTGCAGCGAAGCCTCCTCGTG
The window above is part of the Candidatus Woesearchaeota archaeon genome. Proteins encoded here:
- a CDS encoding RtcB family protein, with protein sequence MVQGRSEEGKVVVRKVGNVVFEVPKQGSMRVPLKIFASEKLMEHLQKDKSLQQGVNVASLPGIQKQAIMMSDAHQGYGFPIGGVAAFDEKEGIITPGGIGFDINCGVRVLTSSLTEEEVFPRIKELLDAIFRNVPAGVGGRSDLRLSDEELDRVLKEGIDWAVEKGYATEEDRAHCEEHGRMPEADPRFVSPRAKSRGRKQLGTLGAGNHFLEVQAVDTIYEEDVASVFGLEKEGQVVVMIHSGSRGLGHQVCSDFLRRMEETFLDIMERLPEKDLIYAPLSHPIAREYYKAMSAAANFGWCNRQLMTFKVREAFRDVFGKGVSLRLLYDVAHNIAKLEEHDVGGARRKVYVHRKGATRGFGPGHAEVPEAYRKVGQPILIPGSMGTASYVLVGTDEAMAETFGSTPHGAGRVMSRHAANQQFRGEQIKQELEKRSIFIKSASWRGITEEAPAVYKDIDEVIRVAKEAGIGKPVARLRPLGVVKG